In one window of Aphidius gifuensis isolate YNYX2018 linkage group LG4, ASM1490517v1, whole genome shotgun sequence DNA:
- the LOC122854307 gene encoding solute carrier family 12 member 4 isoform X2 — protein sequence MPERFIVTPADKNSVEYECGLLETDQSLTNNYGGGGDAEPIVDSSNLEKKSGYETNLYLYTDDINDRPVASTFLKNLASYENTIPQATDPDSKPGQNAGGGGGGGGGGGGGGARMGTIVGVFLPCIQNIFGVILFIRLTWVVGTAGAICGFLIVLICCCVTMLTAISMSAIATNGVVPAGGSYFMISRSLGPEFGGAVGMLFYTGTTFAAAMYTIGAVEIVLTYMAPWLSIFGDPTKDPNVMYNNFRVYGTGLLAMMGFIVFVGVKFVNKFACVALACVLCSIAAVYVGIFYNFHGSDALKICVLGNRLVKDIDITDCHKNPGGKMYEEYCGVTNNGMCDEYFKKSNITIKSGLPGLNSGVFHENIWDRFQQQGEYIAYGTNTTDTVKTTKSTYNFIQSDITTAFTLLIGIFFPSVTGIMAGSNRSGDLANAQKSIPIGTICAILTTSTVYLSSVLLFAGTVDNLLLRDKFGQSIGGRLVVANIAWPNEWVILIGSFLSTLGAGLQSLTGAPRLLQAIAKDEIIPFLTPFAKSSSRGEPTRALVVTLIICQCGILLGNIDILAPILSMFFLMCYGFVNLACAVQTLLRTPNWRPRFKYYHWTLSFLGLSLCIAIMLMTSVFYTLVAMGMAGVIYKYIEYRGAEKEWGDGIRGLALSAARYSLLKLEEGPPHTKNWRPQILILVKLTDALVPKYRKLFSFASQLKAGRGLTIAVSCLPGDFSKNSGAAITAKGHLRAIADEEKVKGFVDVLVTPNVTEGLSALIQTTGLGGMKPNTVILGWPYGWRNSCDERTWRVFLQTVRNVTSNRMALLVPKGINFYPNSADKIGGCIDIWWVVHDGGLLMLLPFLLKQHRTWKNCKMRIFTVAQMEDNSIQMKKDLKKLLYNLRIEGEIEIVEMTNSDISAYTYERTLVMEQRNQMLRELQLNKKEAQGLVQAVVDHHHNVEAKTATKVRFEEPVKQQINGVDQTKESNDCGNGSDKKDDKSIDDEQSTQSNKDAESSTDKTPKTKQIKPDEDNVRRMHTAVKLNEVIQAKSRDAQLVILNLPGPPRDTKIERESNYMEFLEVLTDGLEKVLMVHGAGREVITMYS from the exons GTGGAGGTGGTGATGCTGAGCCAATTGTTGATAGTTccaatttggaaaaaaaatctggCTATGAAACTAATCTCTATCTCTACACt gaTGATATTAATGATAGACCAGTGGcatcaacatttttaaaaaatttggcaaGTTATGAAAATACAATACCACAAGCAACTGATCCAGACAGTAAGCCAGGACAAAATGCTGGcggtggtggaggtggtggaggtggtggtggtggaggtggtgcAAGAATGGGTACAATTGTTGGTGTATTTTTACCatgtatacaaaatatatttggtgTTATATTATTCATTCGTCTTACCTGGGTTGTTGGTACTGCTGGAGCAATTTGTGGTTTTTTGATTGTTCTAATATGTTGTTGTGTC acaATGTTAACAGCAATAAGTATGAGTGCAATTGCAACAAATGGTGTGGTACCAGCTGGTGGTTCATATTTTATGATATCACGAAGTCTTGGTCCTGAATTTGGTGGTGCTGTTGGTATGTTATTTTATACTGGCACAACATTTGCTGCAGCTATGTATACAATTGGTGCTGTTGAAATTGttttg ACATATATGGCACCATGGTTAAGTATATTTGGTGATCCAACAAAAGATCCAAATgtcatgtataataattttcgtgTTTATGGTACTGGACTACTTGCAATGATGGGTTTCATCGTATTTGTTGGTGTtaaatttgtcaataaatttgCTTGTGTTGCACTTGCCTGTGTATTATGTTCAATTGCTGCTGTTTATGTTGGAATATTCTACAACTTTCATGGAAGTGATGCATTaaa aATATGTGTACTTGGTAATCGTTTAGTAAAAGACATTGACATAACTGATTGCCACAAAAATCCTGGTGGAAAAATGTATGAAGAATATTGTGGTGTTACCAATAATGGAATGtgtgatgaatattttaaaaaatcaaatataactATTAAATCTGGTCTTCCTGGTCTTAACAGTGGTGTTTTTcatg aaaatatatggGATCGTTTTCAACAACAAGGAGAATATATTGCTTATGGAACAAATACAACTGATACagtaaaaacaacaaaatcaacatataattttattcaatctGATATAACAACAGCATTTACTCTTTTGAttggtatattttttccatcagtaacag gTATAATGGCTGGATCAAATCGTTCTGGTGATTTGGCAAATGCACAAAAATCAATTCCAATTGGTACAATTTGTGCAATATTAACAACATCAACAGTATATTTAtcatcagtattattatttgctggtactgttgataatttattattacgtgATAAATTTGGTCAAAGTATTGGTGGTAGACTTGTTGTTGCAAATATTGCATGGCCAAATGAATGGGTTATATTAATTGgttcatttttatcaacactTGGTGCTGGTTTACAATCATTAACTGGTGCACCACGTTTATTACAAGCAATAGCTAAAGATGAAATAATACCATTTTTAACACCATTTGCTAAAAGTTCAAGTCGTGGTGAACCAACACGTGCACTTGTtgtaacattaataatatgtCAATGTGGTATATTACTTGGTAATATTGATATACTTGCACCAAtattatcaatgttttttttaatgtgttATGGTTTTGTTAATCTTGCTTGTGCTGTACAAACATTATTACGTACACCAAATTGGCGTCcaagatttaaatattatcattggaCATTATCATTTCTTGGTTTATCATTATGTATTGCAATAATGTTAATGACAAGTGTATTTTATACACTTGTTGCAATGGGAATGGCTggtgttatatataaatatattgaatatcgTGGAGCTGAAAAAGAATGGGGTGATGGTATACGTGGTTTAGCATTATCAGCAGCAagatattcattattaaaacttgaagAAGGACCACCACATACTAAAAATTGGCGTccacaaatattaatattagttAAATTAACAGATGCACTTGTACCAAAATAtcgtaaattattttcatttgcaagTCAATTAAAAGCTGGTAGAGGTTTAACAATTGCTGTTAGTTGTTTACCTggtgatttttcaaaaaattctgGTGCAGCAATAACAGCTAAAGGACATTTACGTGCAATTGCTGATGAAGAAAAAGTTAAAGGTTTTGTTGATGTACTTGTAACACCAAATGTTACTGAAGGTTTAAGTGCACTTATACAAACAACTGGTCTTGGTGGTATGAAACCAAATACTGTTATACTTGGTTGGCCATATGGATGGCGTAATTCATGTGATGAAAGAACATGGCGTGTATTTTTACAAACAGTTAGAAATGTAACATCAAATCGTATGGCTTTACTTGTACCAAAaggtattaatttttatccaaATTCAGCTGATAAAATTGGTGGTTGTATTGATATATGGTGGGTTGTTCATGATGGTGgtttattaatgttattaccatttttattaaaacaacatcgtacatggaaaaattgtaaaatgcgTATATTTACTGTTGCACAAATGGAAGATAATtcaatacaaatgaaaaaagatttaaaaaaacttttatataatttaagaatTGAGGGAGAGATTGAGATTGTTGAAATg aCTAATTCTGATATATCAGCATACACATACGAGAGAACACTGGTGATGGAACAACGTAATCAAATGCTACGTGaacttcaattaaataaaaaagaagcaCAAGGACTG GTACAAGCTGTTgttgatcatcatcataatgtTGAAGCAAAAACAGCGACCAAGGTGAGATTTGAAGAACCagttaaacaacaaataaatggaGTTGATCAGACCAAAGAGTCAAATGATTGTGGTAATGGATCTGATAAAAAggatgataaatcaattgatgatgaacaaTCAACACAGTCAAATAAAGATGCAGAAAGTTCAACTGATAAAACACCAAAAACTAAACAAATTAAAcc agATGAAGACAATGTAAGGCGTATGCACACTGCTGTTAAACTTAACGAGGTCATACAAGCAAAAAGTCGTGATGCACAGTTGGTAATTCTAAATCTTCCTGGACCACCTAGAGACACAAAAATTGAACGTGAATCAaatt acATGGAATTTCTTGAAGTTTTAACTGATGGACTTGAAAAAGTTTTGATGGTACATGGAGCTGGACGAGAAGTTATTACAATGTATTCGTGA
- the LOC122854307 gene encoding solute carrier family 12 member 4 isoform X3: protein MSVSGAIPLILADKDHIEGGGGDAEPIVDSSNLEKKSGYETNLYLYTDDINDRPVASTFLKNLASYENTIPQATDPDSKPGQNAGGGGGGGGGGGGGGARMGTIVGVFLPCIQNIFGVILFIRLTWVVGTAGAICGFLIVLICCCVTMLTAISMSAIATNGVVPAGGSYFMISRSLGPEFGGAVGMLFYTGTTFAAAMYTIGAVEIVLTYMAPWLSIFGDPTKDPNVMYNNFRVYGTGLLAMMGFIVFVGVKFVNKFACVALACVLCSIAAVYVGIFYNFHGSDALKICVLGNRLVKDIDITDCHKNPGGKMYEEYCGVTNNGMCDEYFKKSNITIKSGLPGLNSGVFHENIWDRFQQQGEYIAYGTNTTDTVKTTKSTYNFIQSDITTAFTLLIGIFFPSVTGIMAGSNRSGDLANAQKSIPIGTICAILTTSTVYLSSVLLFAGTVDNLLLRDKFGQSIGGRLVVANIAWPNEWVILIGSFLSTLGAGLQSLTGAPRLLQAIAKDEIIPFLTPFAKSSSRGEPTRALVVTLIICQCGILLGNIDILAPILSMFFLMCYGFVNLACAVQTLLRTPNWRPRFKYYHWTLSFLGLSLCIAIMLMTSVFYTLVAMGMAGVIYKYIEYRGAEKEWGDGIRGLALSAARYSLLKLEEGPPHTKNWRPQILILVKLTDALVPKYRKLFSFASQLKAGRGLTIAVSCLPGDFSKNSGAAITAKGHLRAIADEEKVKGFVDVLVTPNVTEGLSALIQTTGLGGMKPNTVILGWPYGWRNSCDERTWRVFLQTVRNVTSNRMALLVPKGINFYPNSADKIGGCIDIWWVVHDGGLLMLLPFLLKQHRTWKNCKMRIFTVAQMEDNSIQMKKDLKKLLYNLRIEGEIEIVEMTNSDISAYTYERTLVMEQRNQMLRELQLNKKEAQGLVPTLVDFNEVQAVVDHHHNVEAKTATKVRFEEPVKQQINGVDQTKESNDCGNGSDKKDDKSIDDEQSTQSNKDAESSTDKTPKTKQIKPDEDNVRRMHTAVKLNEVIQAKSRDAQLVILNLPGPPRDTKIERESNYMEFLEVLTDGLEKVLMVHGAGREVITMYS, encoded by the exons GTGGAGGTGGTGATGCTGAGCCAATTGTTGATAGTTccaatttggaaaaaaaatctggCTATGAAACTAATCTCTATCTCTACACt gaTGATATTAATGATAGACCAGTGGcatcaacatttttaaaaaatttggcaaGTTATGAAAATACAATACCACAAGCAACTGATCCAGACAGTAAGCCAGGACAAAATGCTGGcggtggtggaggtggtggaggtggtggtggtggaggtggtgcAAGAATGGGTACAATTGTTGGTGTATTTTTACCatgtatacaaaatatatttggtgTTATATTATTCATTCGTCTTACCTGGGTTGTTGGTACTGCTGGAGCAATTTGTGGTTTTTTGATTGTTCTAATATGTTGTTGTGTC acaATGTTAACAGCAATAAGTATGAGTGCAATTGCAACAAATGGTGTGGTACCAGCTGGTGGTTCATATTTTATGATATCACGAAGTCTTGGTCCTGAATTTGGTGGTGCTGTTGGTATGTTATTTTATACTGGCACAACATTTGCTGCAGCTATGTATACAATTGGTGCTGTTGAAATTGttttg ACATATATGGCACCATGGTTAAGTATATTTGGTGATCCAACAAAAGATCCAAATgtcatgtataataattttcgtgTTTATGGTACTGGACTACTTGCAATGATGGGTTTCATCGTATTTGTTGGTGTtaaatttgtcaataaatttgCTTGTGTTGCACTTGCCTGTGTATTATGTTCAATTGCTGCTGTTTATGTTGGAATATTCTACAACTTTCATGGAAGTGATGCATTaaa aATATGTGTACTTGGTAATCGTTTAGTAAAAGACATTGACATAACTGATTGCCACAAAAATCCTGGTGGAAAAATGTATGAAGAATATTGTGGTGTTACCAATAATGGAATGtgtgatgaatattttaaaaaatcaaatataactATTAAATCTGGTCTTCCTGGTCTTAACAGTGGTGTTTTTcatg aaaatatatggGATCGTTTTCAACAACAAGGAGAATATATTGCTTATGGAACAAATACAACTGATACagtaaaaacaacaaaatcaacatataattttattcaatctGATATAACAACAGCATTTACTCTTTTGAttggtatattttttccatcagtaacag gTATAATGGCTGGATCAAATCGTTCTGGTGATTTGGCAAATGCACAAAAATCAATTCCAATTGGTACAATTTGTGCAATATTAACAACATCAACAGTATATTTAtcatcagtattattatttgctggtactgttgataatttattattacgtgATAAATTTGGTCAAAGTATTGGTGGTAGACTTGTTGTTGCAAATATTGCATGGCCAAATGAATGGGTTATATTAATTGgttcatttttatcaacactTGGTGCTGGTTTACAATCATTAACTGGTGCACCACGTTTATTACAAGCAATAGCTAAAGATGAAATAATACCATTTTTAACACCATTTGCTAAAAGTTCAAGTCGTGGTGAACCAACACGTGCACTTGTtgtaacattaataatatgtCAATGTGGTATATTACTTGGTAATATTGATATACTTGCACCAAtattatcaatgttttttttaatgtgttATGGTTTTGTTAATCTTGCTTGTGCTGTACAAACATTATTACGTACACCAAATTGGCGTCcaagatttaaatattatcattggaCATTATCATTTCTTGGTTTATCATTATGTATTGCAATAATGTTAATGACAAGTGTATTTTATACACTTGTTGCAATGGGAATGGCTggtgttatatataaatatattgaatatcgTGGAGCTGAAAAAGAATGGGGTGATGGTATACGTGGTTTAGCATTATCAGCAGCAagatattcattattaaaacttgaagAAGGACCACCACATACTAAAAATTGGCGTccacaaatattaatattagttAAATTAACAGATGCACTTGTACCAAAATAtcgtaaattattttcatttgcaagTCAATTAAAAGCTGGTAGAGGTTTAACAATTGCTGTTAGTTGTTTACCTggtgatttttcaaaaaattctgGTGCAGCAATAACAGCTAAAGGACATTTACGTGCAATTGCTGATGAAGAAAAAGTTAAAGGTTTTGTTGATGTACTTGTAACACCAAATGTTACTGAAGGTTTAAGTGCACTTATACAAACAACTGGTCTTGGTGGTATGAAACCAAATACTGTTATACTTGGTTGGCCATATGGATGGCGTAATTCATGTGATGAAAGAACATGGCGTGTATTTTTACAAACAGTTAGAAATGTAACATCAAATCGTATGGCTTTACTTGTACCAAAaggtattaatttttatccaaATTCAGCTGATAAAATTGGTGGTTGTATTGATATATGGTGGGTTGTTCATGATGGTGgtttattaatgttattaccatttttattaaaacaacatcgtacatggaaaaattgtaaaatgcgTATATTTACTGTTGCACAAATGGAAGATAATtcaatacaaatgaaaaaagatttaaaaaaacttttatataatttaagaatTGAGGGAGAGATTGAGATTGTTGAAATg aCTAATTCTGATATATCAGCATACACATACGAGAGAACACTGGTGATGGAACAACGTAATCAAATGCTACGTGaacttcaattaaataaaaaagaagcaCAAGGACTG GTGCCGACATTGGTGGACTTCAACGAG GTACAAGCTGTTgttgatcatcatcataatgtTGAAGCAAAAACAGCGACCAAGGTGAGATTTGAAGAACCagttaaacaacaaataaatggaGTTGATCAGACCAAAGAGTCAAATGATTGTGGTAATGGATCTGATAAAAAggatgataaatcaattgatgatgaacaaTCAACACAGTCAAATAAAGATGCAGAAAGTTCAACTGATAAAACACCAAAAACTAAACAAATTAAAcc agATGAAGACAATGTAAGGCGTATGCACACTGCTGTTAAACTTAACGAGGTCATACAAGCAAAAAGTCGTGATGCACAGTTGGTAATTCTAAATCTTCCTGGACCACCTAGAGACACAAAAATTGAACGTGAATCAaatt acATGGAATTTCTTGAAGTTTTAACTGATGGACTTGAAAAAGTTTTGATGGTACATGGAGCTGGACGAGAAGTTATTACAATGTATTCGTGA
- the LOC122854307 gene encoding solute carrier family 12 member 4 isoform X4: MSVEAPKIADVSAQQKSGGGGDAEPIVDSSNLEKKSGYETNLYLYTDDINDRPVASTFLKNLASYENTIPQATDPDSKPGQNAGGGGGGGGGGGGGGARMGTIVGVFLPCIQNIFGVILFIRLTWVVGTAGAICGFLIVLICCCVTMLTAISMSAIATNGVVPAGGSYFMISRSLGPEFGGAVGMLFYTGTTFAAAMYTIGAVEIVLTYMAPWLSIFGDPTKDPNVMYNNFRVYGTGLLAMMGFIVFVGVKFVNKFACVALACVLCSIAAVYVGIFYNFHGSDALKICVLGNRLVKDIDITDCHKNPGGKMYEEYCGVTNNGMCDEYFKKSNITIKSGLPGLNSGVFHENIWDRFQQQGEYIAYGTNTTDTVKTTKSTYNFIQSDITTAFTLLIGIFFPSVTGIMAGSNRSGDLANAQKSIPIGTICAILTTSTVYLSSVLLFAGTVDNLLLRDKFGQSIGGRLVVANIAWPNEWVILIGSFLSTLGAGLQSLTGAPRLLQAIAKDEIIPFLTPFAKSSSRGEPTRALVVTLIICQCGILLGNIDILAPILSMFFLMCYGFVNLACAVQTLLRTPNWRPRFKYYHWTLSFLGLSLCIAIMLMTSVFYTLVAMGMAGVIYKYIEYRGAEKEWGDGIRGLALSAARYSLLKLEEGPPHTKNWRPQILILVKLTDALVPKYRKLFSFASQLKAGRGLTIAVSCLPGDFSKNSGAAITAKGHLRAIADEEKVKGFVDVLVTPNVTEGLSALIQTTGLGGMKPNTVILGWPYGWRNSCDERTWRVFLQTVRNVTSNRMALLVPKGINFYPNSADKIGGCIDIWWVVHDGGLLMLLPFLLKQHRTWKNCKMRIFTVAQMEDNSIQMKKDLKKLLYNLRIEGEIEIVEMTNSDISAYTYERTLVMEQRNQMLRELQLNKKEAQGLVPTLVDFNEVQAVVDHHHNVEAKTATKVRFEEPVKQQINGVDQTKESNDCGNGSDKKDDKSIDDEQSTQSNKDAESSTDKTPKTKQIKPDEDNVRRMHTAVKLNEVIQAKSRDAQLVILNLPGPPRDTKIERESNYMEFLEVLTDGLEKVLMVHGAGREVITMYS, translated from the exons ATGAGTGTGGAAGCTCCGAAAATTGCGGATGTCTCTGCTCAACAGAAATCTG GTGGAGGTGGTGATGCTGAGCCAATTGTTGATAGTTccaatttggaaaaaaaatctggCTATGAAACTAATCTCTATCTCTACACt gaTGATATTAATGATAGACCAGTGGcatcaacatttttaaaaaatttggcaaGTTATGAAAATACAATACCACAAGCAACTGATCCAGACAGTAAGCCAGGACAAAATGCTGGcggtggtggaggtggtggaggtggtggtggtggaggtggtgcAAGAATGGGTACAATTGTTGGTGTATTTTTACCatgtatacaaaatatatttggtgTTATATTATTCATTCGTCTTACCTGGGTTGTTGGTACTGCTGGAGCAATTTGTGGTTTTTTGATTGTTCTAATATGTTGTTGTGTC acaATGTTAACAGCAATAAGTATGAGTGCAATTGCAACAAATGGTGTGGTACCAGCTGGTGGTTCATATTTTATGATATCACGAAGTCTTGGTCCTGAATTTGGTGGTGCTGTTGGTATGTTATTTTATACTGGCACAACATTTGCTGCAGCTATGTATACAATTGGTGCTGTTGAAATTGttttg ACATATATGGCACCATGGTTAAGTATATTTGGTGATCCAACAAAAGATCCAAATgtcatgtataataattttcgtgTTTATGGTACTGGACTACTTGCAATGATGGGTTTCATCGTATTTGTTGGTGTtaaatttgtcaataaatttgCTTGTGTTGCACTTGCCTGTGTATTATGTTCAATTGCTGCTGTTTATGTTGGAATATTCTACAACTTTCATGGAAGTGATGCATTaaa aATATGTGTACTTGGTAATCGTTTAGTAAAAGACATTGACATAACTGATTGCCACAAAAATCCTGGTGGAAAAATGTATGAAGAATATTGTGGTGTTACCAATAATGGAATGtgtgatgaatattttaaaaaatcaaatataactATTAAATCTGGTCTTCCTGGTCTTAACAGTGGTGTTTTTcatg aaaatatatggGATCGTTTTCAACAACAAGGAGAATATATTGCTTATGGAACAAATACAACTGATACagtaaaaacaacaaaatcaacatataattttattcaatctGATATAACAACAGCATTTACTCTTTTGAttggtatattttttccatcagtaacag gTATAATGGCTGGATCAAATCGTTCTGGTGATTTGGCAAATGCACAAAAATCAATTCCAATTGGTACAATTTGTGCAATATTAACAACATCAACAGTATATTTAtcatcagtattattatttgctggtactgttgataatttattattacgtgATAAATTTGGTCAAAGTATTGGTGGTAGACTTGTTGTTGCAAATATTGCATGGCCAAATGAATGGGTTATATTAATTGgttcatttttatcaacactTGGTGCTGGTTTACAATCATTAACTGGTGCACCACGTTTATTACAAGCAATAGCTAAAGATGAAATAATACCATTTTTAACACCATTTGCTAAAAGTTCAAGTCGTGGTGAACCAACACGTGCACTTGTtgtaacattaataatatgtCAATGTGGTATATTACTTGGTAATATTGATATACTTGCACCAAtattatcaatgttttttttaatgtgttATGGTTTTGTTAATCTTGCTTGTGCTGTACAAACATTATTACGTACACCAAATTGGCGTCcaagatttaaatattatcattggaCATTATCATTTCTTGGTTTATCATTATGTATTGCAATAATGTTAATGACAAGTGTATTTTATACACTTGTTGCAATGGGAATGGCTggtgttatatataaatatattgaatatcgTGGAGCTGAAAAAGAATGGGGTGATGGTATACGTGGTTTAGCATTATCAGCAGCAagatattcattattaaaacttgaagAAGGACCACCACATACTAAAAATTGGCGTccacaaatattaatattagttAAATTAACAGATGCACTTGTACCAAAATAtcgtaaattattttcatttgcaagTCAATTAAAAGCTGGTAGAGGTTTAACAATTGCTGTTAGTTGTTTACCTggtgatttttcaaaaaattctgGTGCAGCAATAACAGCTAAAGGACATTTACGTGCAATTGCTGATGAAGAAAAAGTTAAAGGTTTTGTTGATGTACTTGTAACACCAAATGTTACTGAAGGTTTAAGTGCACTTATACAAACAACTGGTCTTGGTGGTATGAAACCAAATACTGTTATACTTGGTTGGCCATATGGATGGCGTAATTCATGTGATGAAAGAACATGGCGTGTATTTTTACAAACAGTTAGAAATGTAACATCAAATCGTATGGCTTTACTTGTACCAAAaggtattaatttttatccaaATTCAGCTGATAAAATTGGTGGTTGTATTGATATATGGTGGGTTGTTCATGATGGTGgtttattaatgttattaccatttttattaaaacaacatcgtacatggaaaaattgtaaaatgcgTATATTTACTGTTGCACAAATGGAAGATAATtcaatacaaatgaaaaaagatttaaaaaaacttttatataatttaagaatTGAGGGAGAGATTGAGATTGTTGAAATg aCTAATTCTGATATATCAGCATACACATACGAGAGAACACTGGTGATGGAACAACGTAATCAAATGCTACGTGaacttcaattaaataaaaaagaagcaCAAGGACTG GTGCCGACATTGGTGGACTTCAACGAG GTACAAGCTGTTgttgatcatcatcataatgtTGAAGCAAAAACAGCGACCAAGGTGAGATTTGAAGAACCagttaaacaacaaataaatggaGTTGATCAGACCAAAGAGTCAAATGATTGTGGTAATGGATCTGATAAAAAggatgataaatcaattgatgatgaacaaTCAACACAGTCAAATAAAGATGCAGAAAGTTCAACTGATAAAACACCAAAAACTAAACAAATTAAAcc agATGAAGACAATGTAAGGCGTATGCACACTGCTGTTAAACTTAACGAGGTCATACAAGCAAAAAGTCGTGATGCACAGTTGGTAATTCTAAATCTTCCTGGACCACCTAGAGACACAAAAATTGAACGTGAATCAaatt acATGGAATTTCTTGAAGTTTTAACTGATGGACTTGAAAAAGTTTTGATGGTACATGGAGCTGGACGAGAAGTTATTACAATGTATTCGTGA